One Granulicella sp. 5B5 DNA window includes the following coding sequences:
- a CDS encoding ribose-phosphate pyrophosphokinase — MFSGSANRPLTEEVGKFLGVPVGETRLQRFSDGETHFQLLENVRGVDVFVVQPTCHPVDQNLVELLIMMDALRRASAGRITAVVPYYGYARQDRKDRPRVAITSKLVADLLVTAGANRALFVDLHAAQIQGFFNIPVDHLFASPVLVGYFRDLNLPNLTVVSPDAGGVERARFFAQKLEVPLAIVDKRRTDINVTEVMNVIGEVKGKTCLILDDIVDTAGTLCKTADALLKQGAEQVYACASHAVLSGPAVERIANSGLKELVVTNTIPLSEAAQKVGKIKVLSIAGLLGRAIEGIHMETSISSLFN; from the coding sequence ATCTTCTCCGGCTCGGCAAACCGGCCGTTGACGGAGGAGGTCGGCAAATTTCTGGGCGTACCCGTCGGAGAGACACGGCTACAACGGTTCTCCGACGGCGAAACCCACTTTCAGCTCCTTGAAAATGTGCGCGGTGTGGATGTGTTCGTTGTGCAGCCCACATGCCACCCGGTGGACCAGAACCTGGTCGAACTGCTGATTATGATGGACGCGCTCAGGCGCGCATCGGCAGGAAGAATCACCGCGGTGGTGCCGTATTACGGCTACGCGCGCCAAGATCGCAAAGACCGGCCACGCGTGGCGATCACGTCGAAGCTGGTTGCGGACCTTCTGGTGACCGCGGGTGCAAATCGCGCATTGTTCGTCGATTTGCATGCAGCGCAGATCCAGGGGTTCTTCAATATTCCGGTAGACCATCTGTTTGCCAGCCCGGTGCTGGTGGGGTACTTCCGGGATTTGAACCTGCCGAACCTGACCGTGGTGAGCCCGGATGCAGGTGGCGTGGAGCGCGCAAGGTTCTTTGCGCAGAAGCTTGAAGTGCCGCTGGCGATCGTGGACAAGCGGCGAACCGACATCAACGTCACAGAAGTGATGAACGTGATCGGTGAGGTGAAGGGCAAGACGTGCCTGATCCTCGATGACATTGTGGATACGGCAGGCACGCTGTGCAAGACAGCAGATGCGCTGCTGAAGCAGGGCGCCGAACAGGTGTACGCATGCGCATCGCATGCGGTGCTGAGCGGGCCGGCGGTAGAGAGAATTGCGAACTCCGGACTGAAGGAGCTGGTGGTAACCAACACCATTCCTTTGTCGGAGGCCGCGCAGAAGGTTGGCAAGATCAAGGTGCTTTCGATTGCAGGCCTGCTGGGCAGGGCGATCGAGGGCATTCATATGGAGACGAGCATCAGCAGTCTCTTCAACTGA
- the pth gene encoding aminoacyl-tRNA hydrolase: protein MKLIVGLGNPGPEYATTPHNAGFLAIDRIAEVCNVQVSNFRGRAMTAKTKWMGHEVLLAKPGTFMNLSGLSVAALLEELELGVEDLIVLYDELAIPLGTLRIRERGSAGGHNGVKSISGVLGTEEWTRVRIGVGKPPLESGREVKAGGTSYLLAPMRNKELAALDEVLDEAVRAVEVVLTKGVSAAMSEFNRKVGPEGSE, encoded by the coding sequence TTGAAGCTGATTGTCGGTCTTGGGAACCCTGGTCCGGAGTATGCGACGACGCCACACAATGCCGGGTTCCTGGCGATCGACCGCATTGCTGAAGTTTGCAATGTGCAGGTGAGTAACTTTCGCGGCCGTGCGATGACCGCGAAGACGAAGTGGATGGGACATGAGGTTCTGCTGGCGAAGCCGGGAACGTTCATGAACCTGAGCGGGCTGTCAGTCGCCGCTCTGCTGGAAGAGCTGGAGCTTGGCGTTGAGGATTTGATCGTCCTTTACGATGAGCTGGCCATACCGTTGGGCACGCTGCGGATACGCGAGCGAGGTTCGGCGGGAGGACACAACGGAGTGAAGTCGATCTCCGGCGTGCTGGGCACGGAAGAGTGGACGCGGGTCCGGATCGGAGTGGGCAAACCACCGCTTGAATCCGGACGCGAGGTGAAGGCAGGCGGTACTAGTTATCTGCTGGCTCCCATGAGAAACAAGGAGCTGGCGGCGTTGGATGAAGTGCTCGACGAGGCGGTACGCGCGGTCGAGGTTGTGTTGACGAAGGGTGTCAGCGCGGCGATGAGTGAGTTCAACCGCAAGGTTGGGCCTGAAGGCAGTGAGTAG
- the rpsR gene encoding 30S ribosomal protein S18 yields the protein MADEIVNQAATPAAAAGEGAAPAPRTGGYQGSRPSGPRPPRPAGAGAGGPGGGRKFFRRKKVCKFTVEKIDTISYRDVRLLQQFVSDRGKIIPRRLSGTSAPFQRKLTRAIKQARAIALLPYAAKY from the coding sequence ATGGCTGATGAGATTGTGAATCAAGCAGCAACTCCGGCGGCAGCTGCCGGTGAGGGCGCCGCGCCGGCGCCGCGTACGGGTGGCTACCAGGGTTCGCGCCCGAGTGGACCGCGTCCTCCGCGCCCGGCGGGTGCAGGAGCAGGCGGTCCTGGCGGCGGCCGGAAGTTCTTCCGCCGCAAGAAGGTTTGCAAGTTCACGGTGGAGAAGATCGACACGATCAGCTACCGCGATGTGCGCCTGCTGCAGCAGTTCGTGAGCGACCGCGGCAAGATCATTCCGCGCCGGTTGAGCGGCACGAGCGCTCCGTTCCAGCGCAAGCTGACGCGCGCCATCAAGCAGGCCCGCGCGATCGCGCTTCTGCCGTACGCGGCGAAGTACTAG
- the rplI gene encoding 50S ribosomal protein L9 codes for MEVILKEDVNKLGHRGDVVKVADGYGRNYLLPYKLAIEATVANKAVIEQMKASAIRKSASEKGGAEELAAKLNELVLTFERKTGENDHLFGSVTSQDIAHELELQGYPVDRRKIHLENPLRTIGEFHVPIKLHREVSAHLQVTIKSDAPEKAAEESDALADTVFKSTYTGELDWDRD; via the coding sequence ATGGAAGTGATTCTGAAGGAAGATGTAAACAAGCTGGGCCACCGCGGCGATGTGGTGAAGGTCGCGGACGGCTACGGGCGCAACTACCTGCTGCCGTACAAGCTGGCCATTGAGGCCACGGTGGCGAACAAGGCTGTCATCGAGCAGATGAAGGCTTCGGCGATCCGCAAGTCGGCGTCGGAGAAGGGCGGAGCCGAGGAACTGGCGGCGAAGCTGAACGAGCTGGTGCTGACGTTCGAGCGCAAGACGGGCGAGAACGATCACCTGTTCGGTTCGGTGACGAGCCAGGACATCGCGCACGAGCTCGAGCTGCAGGGCTACCCTGTCGATCGCCGCAAGATCCACCTGGAGAACCCGCTGCGCACGATCGGCGAGTTCCATGTACCGATCAAGCTGCACCGCGAGGTGAGCGCTCACCTGCAGGTGACGATCAAGAGCGATGCGCCGGAGAAGGCCGCGGAGGAGAGCGATGCGCTCGCCGATACCGTGTTCAAGTCGACCTATACGGGCGAGCTGGACTGGGACCGCGACTAG
- a CDS encoding ABC transporter permease, whose translation MVTATPTRDTFDSTLRSARSTVSFRETLNLAVDSFRASKTRFLLTMLGMVIGSAAIVLVATVGLTGQQYAHDTIAGLGPNKVEMQYSGGEVMGPNNVSTPDYMTREDMKAVDDQVPGIVASSPMLEYHDRIAIGNGISKDAMLLGVSPQYKEVRNLKVLAGRFFDSEDAETHAHVAVVVYNMARELFGSDGAAIGRTVSVRGIPFTVIGVFKESIDTFGNSEISEHTMLVPYEVARYFTGSDTLKEIFFSMATPSEVEPAAARITQIIHDRHRNTSVYKAQTLTDILHTLDQVTHMLTIVMLLASLITLIVAGVGIMNSMLANVQSRIKEIGIRKALGATGREIRLQFLTESVFMSLSGGLIGTVIGLAIPFSVGFFTDFAIPVNMWSAVIALATSVIVGVIFGTLPANRAAALNPVDTLKYE comes from the coding sequence ATGGTCACCGCAACCCCAACCCGCGACACCTTCGACAGCACGCTCCGCAGCGCACGCTCCACTGTCTCCTTTCGCGAGACCCTCAATCTCGCCGTCGACAGCTTCCGCGCCAGCAAGACCCGTTTTCTGCTCACCATGCTCGGCATGGTCATCGGCTCGGCGGCCATCGTGCTCGTCGCCACCGTCGGCCTCACCGGCCAGCAGTATGCGCACGACACCATCGCCGGCCTCGGCCCCAACAAGGTCGAGATGCAATACTCCGGCGGCGAAGTCATGGGCCCCAACAACGTCTCCACGCCCGACTACATGACCCGCGAGGACATGAAGGCCGTCGACGACCAGGTCCCCGGCATCGTCGCCAGCTCACCCATGCTCGAGTACCACGACCGCATCGCGATCGGCAACGGCATCAGCAAAGACGCCATGCTGCTCGGCGTCAGCCCGCAGTACAAAGAGGTCCGCAACCTCAAGGTCCTCGCCGGCCGCTTCTTCGACAGTGAAGATGCCGAGACCCACGCCCACGTCGCCGTAGTTGTCTACAACATGGCACGAGAGCTCTTCGGTTCCGACGGCGCCGCCATCGGCCGCACCGTCTCCGTCCGCGGTATCCCCTTCACCGTCATCGGCGTCTTCAAAGAGAGCATCGACACCTTCGGCAACTCTGAAATCTCCGAACACACCATGCTCGTGCCCTACGAAGTCGCTCGCTACTTCACCGGCTCCGACACCCTCAAAGAGATCTTCTTCTCCATGGCCACACCCTCTGAGGTCGAGCCCGCCGCCGCGCGCATCACTCAGATCATCCACGACCGTCACCGCAACACCAGCGTCTATAAAGCGCAAACGCTCACTGACATCCTGCACACCTTGGATCAGGTCACGCACATGCTCACCATCGTGATGCTGCTGGCCTCGCTCATCACGCTCATCGTGGCCGGCGTCGGCATCATGAACTCCATGCTCGCCAACGTCCAGTCCCGCATCAAGGAGATCGGCATCCGCAAGGCCCTCGGCGCCACCGGCCGCGAGATCCGCCTTCAGTTCCTCACCGAAAGCGTCTTCATGTCTCTCTCCGGCGGCCTCATCGGCACTGTCATCGGCTTGGCGATCCCCTTCAGCGTCGGCTTCTTCACCGACTTCGCCATCCCCGTCAATATGTGGAGCGCGGTCATCGCCCTCGCGACCTCGGTCATCGTCGGCGTCATCTTCGGCACGCTCCCCGCCAACCGCGCCGCCGCCCTCAATCCCGTCGACACCCTCAAGTACGAATAG
- a CDS encoding acyltransferase: protein MPSAASKPSSYIPGLDGIRAIAFLLVFSAHALLGLSYYIPATLGVTIFFFLSGYLITTLLRREFAATGTIALRDFYLRRVLRIFIPLYIVYALAMLGAHFLTHQSPGNLFGFASVYLYFHNYTIALRAHAFTPPGMELVWSLSVEEHFYLLFPLAYFTMLRRGLSARSQARLLIGFCLLELAWRVVLIAWIKPAGPWTYVATDARLDSILWGSVLAVRNNPAISTDRSILPRNYELLCFLLAVAGLVATLIPRSDLYRGTLRYTLQPLTLYVIFSFLIRHIRHPLARWLEWLPLRYIGWTSYVLYLCHDFFLYAIQPPLAAHPLLVVVFGFAAALGFATLMRYTVEQPVQRLRARLRHLVPNNPVNLGPREQTT from the coding sequence TTGCCATCTGCCGCCTCAAAACCCAGCAGCTACATCCCCGGCCTCGACGGTATCCGCGCCATCGCCTTTCTTCTGGTTTTTTCCGCACATGCGCTCCTTGGCCTCAGCTACTACATACCAGCAACGCTCGGCGTCACCATCTTCTTTTTTCTCAGCGGTTACCTCATCACCACGCTGCTCCGCCGCGAGTTCGCAGCAACCGGAACCATCGCCCTGCGCGACTTCTATCTTCGTCGCGTGCTCCGCATCTTCATCCCGCTCTACATCGTCTATGCCCTGGCTATGCTCGGCGCGCACTTCCTTACCCATCAATCTCCGGGAAACCTCTTCGGCTTCGCCAGTGTTTATCTGTACTTCCACAACTACACAATTGCCCTCCGCGCCCATGCCTTCACCCCACCCGGCATGGAACTCGTCTGGTCACTCTCGGTCGAAGAGCATTTCTACCTGCTCTTTCCACTCGCGTACTTTACTATGCTGCGTCGCGGCCTCTCGGCCCGTTCACAGGCACGCCTGCTCATCGGCTTTTGCCTGCTCGAACTTGCCTGGCGCGTTGTATTGATTGCATGGATCAAACCAGCTGGGCCGTGGACGTACGTTGCCACCGACGCTCGTCTGGACTCCATCCTTTGGGGTTCGGTGCTGGCAGTGCGCAACAACCCGGCCATCAGTACAGACCGCTCGATCCTTCCCAGGAACTACGAGCTGCTCTGCTTCCTGCTGGCCGTAGCTGGACTTGTTGCGACACTCATACCGCGGAGCGACCTTTATCGCGGAACTCTGCGTTACACGCTGCAGCCTCTCACGCTCTATGTCATCTTCAGCTTTTTGATCCGCCACATTCGCCACCCGTTAGCCCGCTGGCTGGAGTGGCTACCATTGCGTTACATTGGCTGGACCTCTTACGTTCTTTACCTCTGCCACGACTTCTTCCTGTACGCGATTCAACCGCCTCTCGCCGCTCATCCCCTTCTAGTGGTGGTGTTCGGTTTTGCGGCGGCTCTGGGCTTTGCAACCCTGATGCGCTACACAGTGGAGCAGCCCGTCCAGCGACTGCGCGCGCGCCTGCGTCACCTCGTGCCGAACAATCCGGTCAACCTTGGACCAAGGGAGCAGACCACATGA
- the rpsF gene encoding 30S ribosomal protein S6: MNRTYEIMFIVRPDVEEAEIDKLIDTFSGYITDGGGAVTNSRVEQKMGRRRLAYTVNKFNDGFYILLLVEAPASLVSEIERRLRVSEPVIKFITVRMDEENKRVAKIKAHRDAHVKRSALPQVNAEAAVEVPAAVTEPVAAEPVAAEPAAAEAAEPVAAQV, translated from the coding sequence ATGAATCGCACCTACGAAATTATGTTTATCGTGCGGCCCGATGTTGAAGAGGCCGAGATCGACAAGTTGATCGACACCTTCAGCGGCTACATCACGGACGGCGGTGGAGCTGTGACCAACAGCCGCGTCGAGCAGAAGATGGGCCGTCGCCGCCTGGCATACACGGTGAACAAGTTCAACGACGGTTTTTACATCCTGCTGCTCGTTGAGGCGCCCGCGTCGCTGGTCTCGGAGATCGAGCGTCGTCTGCGCGTAAGCGAGCCAGTGATCAAGTTCATCACGGTGCGCATGGACGAGGAGAACAAGCGCGTGGCGAAGATCAAGGCCCACCGCGATGCGCATGTGAAGCGTAGCGCGCTGCCGCAGGTGAACGCGGAGGCTGCGGTGGAAGTTCCGGCTGCTGTGACCGAGCCTGTTGCTGCCGAACCTGTTGCTGCCGAGCCTGCCGCTGCTGAAGCCGCAGAGCCAGTGGCCGCGCAGGTCTAG
- a CDS encoding 50S ribosomal protein L25: MASKTVESVAATPRTGTFNKNHARRVRVQGLIPAVVYGAGQESMAITVDPKVITKILYSESGHNTIFDLAIEGTGVTKAMIVDWQHEPIKGKLLHIDLKRIAMDKMMRVSVPVQLVGVPTGVKNSGGMLSQVLHEVEIECLPNDIPSHIDVDVTGLEVHGAIHVSDLPHNKSMKFLGDEHAMVAHVTLLKEEAAAEPVAGATEPEVAKKGKQDATADAGAAKK; this comes from the coding sequence ATGGCAAGCAAGACGGTTGAGTCAGTAGCGGCAACGCCCCGTACGGGCACCTTCAACAAGAACCACGCACGCCGCGTGCGCGTGCAGGGGCTGATCCCTGCGGTTGTGTATGGCGCCGGCCAGGAGTCGATGGCGATTACGGTTGATCCGAAGGTGATCACGAAGATCCTGTACTCGGAGTCGGGTCACAATACGATTTTCGACCTGGCCATTGAGGGCACGGGTGTGACGAAGGCGATGATCGTGGACTGGCAGCATGAGCCGATCAAGGGCAAGCTGCTGCACATCGACCTGAAGCGCATTGCGATGGACAAGATGATGCGCGTGAGCGTGCCGGTGCAGTTGGTGGGCGTCCCGACGGGTGTGAAGAACTCCGGCGGCATGCTGAGCCAGGTGCTGCACGAGGTCGAGATCGAGTGCCTGCCGAACGACATCCCGAGCCACATTGACGTGGATGTGACGGGCCTGGAGGTGCATGGCGCGATCCACGTCTCCGACCTGCCGCACAACAAGTCGATGAAGTTCCTTGGCGACGAGCACGCGATGGTTGCGCATGTGACCTTGCTGAAGGAAGAGGCAGCGGCTGAGCCGGTTGCCGGCGCGACGGAGCCTGAGGTCGCGAAGAAGGGCAAGCAGGATGCGACGGCTGATGCCGGCGCTGCGAAGAAGTAG
- a CDS encoding peptidase S10 produces the protein MMRRAWLAALVCGCVSVMAAQEKPAEKTAAPAVEMAPADSVTTGSVEVSGKAIDYRAVAGTLTVGATDTQDAMLGLDGKWLKDSGVGLPTKPEDQPATARMFYTAYFAKGADMGTRPITFIYNGGPGSATMYLHMGAFGPRRIVTTDVQHDEGGPYKLVNNNYSLLDASDLVFIDAPGTGFSRVMGKDAGKAFYGTDPDGKAFDRFIRRFLTKYDRWKSPKFLFGESYGTTRDAVLVKDLSSDGVDVNGVVFLSQILNFDDSADGALVNPGTENRFYLSLPSFAATAWYHHKVPNAPATLEPWLHEVEQYALGEYATALIQGSDLSEAKKAEIASKLESYTGVPAKTWIKADLRLSGGEFAQLLQGDQSITTGRLDTRYEGPAVNPMAADAGYDAFTQSITSAYQAGINAYAREDLKYGENMTYKPSARDPNFNWVLRHRVQGAGWPEASVNVMNDLAETMVKNPKLHVLLMGGYYDLGTLYFGAEYEMKHLAVPASLEKNIDYKFFETGHMVYVNEEALKGLHERTAAFIRANEKGQ, from the coding sequence ATGATGCGACGTGCGTGGTTGGCTGCGTTGGTATGTGGTTGCGTGAGCGTGATGGCGGCGCAAGAGAAGCCGGCAGAGAAGACGGCTGCTCCTGCGGTAGAGATGGCTCCAGCGGACTCGGTGACGACAGGATCGGTGGAGGTGAGTGGGAAGGCGATTGACTATAGGGCTGTCGCCGGGACGCTTACCGTGGGCGCGACCGATACGCAGGACGCGATGCTGGGGCTGGATGGGAAGTGGCTGAAGGACAGCGGCGTTGGTCTGCCCACGAAGCCGGAAGACCAGCCGGCGACGGCGCGGATGTTCTATACGGCATACTTTGCGAAGGGCGCGGACATGGGGACGCGTCCGATTACGTTTATCTATAACGGCGGGCCGGGGTCGGCGACGATGTATCTGCATATGGGCGCGTTTGGGCCGAGGCGGATTGTGACGACCGACGTGCAACATGATGAGGGCGGACCGTACAAGCTGGTGAACAACAACTACAGCCTGCTGGATGCGAGCGACCTGGTGTTTATCGACGCGCCGGGGACGGGGTTCAGCCGGGTGATGGGTAAGGACGCGGGCAAGGCGTTCTATGGCACGGATCCGGATGGCAAGGCGTTCGATAGGTTCATCCGGCGGTTTTTGACGAAGTATGACCGCTGGAAGAGCCCGAAGTTCCTGTTTGGCGAGAGCTATGGGACGACGCGCGATGCGGTGCTGGTGAAGGACCTGTCGAGCGATGGGGTGGATGTGAACGGGGTGGTGTTCCTGAGCCAGATTTTGAACTTCGATGACTCGGCGGATGGGGCGCTGGTGAATCCGGGGACGGAGAACCGGTTCTACCTGTCGCTGCCGAGCTTTGCGGCGACGGCGTGGTATCACCACAAGGTTCCGAATGCGCCGGCGACGCTGGAGCCCTGGCTGCATGAGGTGGAACAGTATGCGCTGGGTGAGTATGCGACGGCGCTGATTCAAGGATCTGATTTAAGCGAGGCGAAGAAGGCGGAGATCGCGAGCAAGCTGGAGAGCTATACGGGCGTTCCGGCGAAGACGTGGATCAAGGCCGACCTGCGGCTTTCGGGCGGGGAGTTCGCACAGCTGCTGCAGGGCGACCAGTCGATTACGACAGGGCGGCTGGATACCCGGTATGAAGGGCCGGCGGTGAACCCGATGGCGGCGGATGCAGGGTATGACGCGTTTACGCAGTCGATTACGTCGGCGTACCAGGCGGGGATCAATGCGTATGCTCGCGAGGATTTGAAGTATGGCGAGAACATGACGTACAAGCCGAGCGCACGTGACCCGAACTTTAACTGGGTGCTGCGGCATCGGGTGCAGGGGGCGGGATGGCCGGAGGCGAGCGTGAACGTGATGAACGACCTGGCGGAGACGATGGTCAAGAACCCGAAGCTGCATGTGCTGCTGATGGGCGGCTACTACGACCTGGGGACGCTGTACTTCGGGGCGGAGTATGAGATGAAACACCTGGCGGTTCCGGCGTCGCTGGAGAAGAACATCGACTATAAGTTCTTTGAGACAGGGCACATGGTGTATGTGAACGAAGAGGCGCTGAAGGGGCTGCACGAGCGGACAGCGGCGTTTATCCGGGCGAATGAGAAGGGGCAATAG
- a CDS encoding 4-(cytidine 5'-diphospho)-2-C-methyl-D-erythritol kinase: MSTRVRSFCKINLGLAVGPARADGFHGLTTVYQTLGLHDVVTVSAQRAAKTVVRLHSEHPGVPSTAEGNAERNTAWKMVAGALERLGISAEVEIEIEKKLPVQGGLGAGSANAAAALLGLERELGVALDGAERLKLAAEVGSDVPLFLLGGTVLGLGRGEEVYPLPESEPVHCVVAVPGVGVSTALAFRELDARMGLVPPGLKPLESSGGHNVRAEARTLQSEARPLQVQGEKSPLQEEGRPFQGEKVLASGSTEVPMATQALTFQQGEGRLKELSYALAAVWTQTGAEAGPSGIARPESSGSQGDLAENPLLALVRTGIENDFEEVVFSQHPSLRSTKRDLLGSSDDSGDGCVYAALSGSGSALFGLYETRAAAEAAQQRVQANGTRAILTETLPRREYWRTMFV, encoded by the coding sequence ATGTCGACACGAGTGCGTTCGTTTTGCAAGATCAACCTGGGGTTGGCGGTGGGTCCGGCGCGGGCTGATGGGTTTCATGGGCTGACGACGGTGTACCAGACGCTGGGGCTGCATGATGTGGTAACGGTGTCGGCACAGCGTGCGGCGAAGACTGTGGTGCGGTTGCACTCAGAGCACCCAGGAGTGCCGAGCACGGCCGAGGGGAACGCTGAACGGAATACGGCGTGGAAGATGGTGGCGGGCGCGCTAGAGCGATTGGGGATCAGCGCTGAGGTGGAGATCGAGATCGAGAAGAAGCTGCCGGTGCAGGGCGGGCTGGGTGCGGGGTCTGCGAATGCGGCGGCCGCGTTGCTGGGGCTGGAGCGGGAACTGGGTGTCGCGCTGGACGGGGCGGAGCGGTTGAAGCTGGCGGCGGAGGTGGGATCGGATGTGCCGCTGTTTTTGCTGGGTGGGACGGTGCTGGGGCTGGGACGCGGTGAAGAGGTTTATCCGCTGCCGGAGTCGGAACCTGTGCATTGCGTGGTGGCTGTGCCGGGGGTGGGGGTGTCGACGGCGCTGGCGTTTCGCGAGCTGGATGCCCGGATGGGATTGGTTCCTCCGGGGCTAAAGCCCCTTGAATCTTCAGGCGGGCATAACGTACGGGCTGAAGCCCGTACCCTTCAAAGCGAAGCCCGTCCTCTTCAAGTTCAAGGCGAAAAGTCTCCCCTTCAAGAGGAAGGCCGTCCTTTTCAAGGCGAGAAAGTCTTAGCTTCAGGAAGCACGGAAGTGCCGATGGCGACGCAGGCTTTGACTTTTCAACAGGGGGAGGGTAGACTCAAAGAGTTGAGCTATGCCCTTGCAGCTGTCTGGACACAGACTGGCGCTGAGGCTGGCCCCTCCGGTATCGCCCGGCCTGAGAGTTCAGGCAGTCAAGGCGATCTGGCCGAGAATCCTCTTCTCGCGCTTGTCCGCACCGGGATCGAGAACGACTTCGAAGAGGTCGTGTTCTCACAGCATCCCTCCTTGCGTTCAACCAAGCGTGATTTGTTGGGAAGTTCGGATGATTCCGGTGACGGCTGCGTGTATGCGGCTTTATCGGGCAGCGGCTCGGCGTTGTTTGGTCTGTATGAGACCAGGGCAGCGGCGGAGGCGGCTCAACAACGTGTGCAGGCGAACGGCACGCGGGCGATCCTGACGGAGACCCTGCCTCGCCGGGAGTACTGGCGAACCATGTTCGTCTAA
- the serA gene encoding phosphoglycerate dehydrogenase has product MKIVLAEKVSPATLAILQKEPGWNCVTADKITDLPAELADADALIVRSAVQADAKLLAAAPKLRIIGRAGVGVDNIDAAEATKRGIVVMNTPGANAVAVAELTLGLMISMCRKIPQANAGMHQAKWDKKSLQGSELRGKTLGIIGCGRIGLEVARRAKAFGMELLGYDPFIAPVIARENGITLVPIDDIFGQSDYLSLHVGLTPQTEGLINQTSIAIMKKGIRIINCARGELIVDEALAEAIKSGHVAGAALDVFRQEPLKDSPYFGLDNVLLSPHIAGSTDEAQEAIGIQLANQVRDYLKLGVVQNAVNVASLTEEEYAEVSPYIEMANRLGKLLGHAAGSTGNTNTGGSAAATGSVESISLTFNGRLAQLKTDMIRNAAIAGVLHGADAVNRINASAAAAERGIRVQEDKREHVSGGTGSTLRLALHWSRKGEGSKTDEGTWSGVATVLHGHSPRLLSYDGIDVEAELAGTLVIIRNQDVPGVIGRIGTILGEAKLNIANFALGRSRNTPGGQALAVVQLDTPAQADLDKAIADLRKVESITSVRVVELGAL; this is encoded by the coding sequence TTGAAGATCGTCCTCGCCGAAAAAGTCTCGCCCGCCACGCTCGCCATCCTGCAGAAGGAACCCGGCTGGAACTGCGTCACCGCCGACAAGATCACCGACCTGCCCGCCGAGCTGGCCGACGCCGACGCCCTCATCGTCCGCTCCGCCGTGCAGGCAGACGCCAAACTGCTCGCCGCCGCTCCGAAGCTCCGCATCATCGGCCGCGCCGGCGTCGGCGTGGACAACATCGACGCCGCCGAGGCCACCAAGCGCGGCATCGTGGTCATGAACACCCCCGGCGCCAACGCCGTCGCCGTCGCCGAACTCACCCTTGGTTTAATGATCTCCATGTGCCGCAAGATCCCGCAGGCCAACGCGGGCATGCACCAGGCCAAATGGGACAAAAAGTCCCTGCAGGGCTCCGAGCTACGCGGCAAGACGCTCGGCATCATCGGCTGCGGCCGCATCGGCCTTGAGGTCGCCCGCCGCGCCAAGGCCTTCGGCATGGAGCTCCTCGGCTACGACCCCTTCATCGCGCCCGTCATCGCCCGCGAGAACGGCATCACGCTCGTTCCCATCGACGACATCTTCGGCCAGTCCGACTACCTCTCGCTGCACGTCGGCCTCACGCCGCAGACCGAAGGCCTCATCAACCAGACCTCGATCGCCATCATGAAGAAGGGCATCCGCATCATCAACTGCGCCCGCGGCGAGCTCATCGTCGACGAGGCGCTCGCCGAGGCCATCAAGTCCGGCCACGTCGCCGGCGCGGCGCTCGACGTCTTCCGCCAGGAACCCCTCAAGGATTCGCCCTACTTCGGCCTCGACAACGTCCTTCTCTCCCCGCACATCGCCGGCTCCACCGACGAAGCGCAGGAGGCCATCGGCATCCAGCTCGCCAACCAGGTCCGCGACTACCTCAAGCTCGGCGTCGTCCAGAACGCCGTCAACGTCGCCTCCCTCACCGAGGAGGAGTACGCCGAGGTATCCCCCTACATCGAGATGGCCAACCGCCTCGGCAAGCTCCTCGGCCACGCCGCCGGTTCCACCGGCAACACCAACACTGGCGGAAGCGCTGCGGCTACGGGTTCGGTAGAGAGCATCTCGCTCACTTTCAACGGCCGCCTCGCCCAGCTCAAGACCGACATGATCCGCAACGCCGCCATCGCCGGCGTGCTGCACGGCGCCGACGCCGTCAACCGCATCAACGCCTCCGCCGCTGCCGCCGAGCGCGGCATCCGCGTGCAGGAGGACAAGCGCGAGCACGTCTCCGGCGGCACCGGCTCCACGCTCCGCCTCGCTCTCCACTGGTCCCGCAAGGGCGAAGGCAGCAAGACCGACGAGGGCACCTGGAGCGGCGTCGCCACCGTCCTCCACGGCCACTCCCCGCGCCTGCTCTCCTACGACGGCATCGACGTCGAAGCCGAGCTCGCCGGAACCCTCGTCATCATCCGCAACCAGGATGTCCCCGGCGTCATCGGCCGCATCGGCACCATCCTCGGCGAGGCGAAGCTGAACATCGCCAACTTCGCGCTCGGCCGGAGCCGCAACACCCCCGGCGGCCAGGCCCTCGCCGTCGTCCAGCTGGACACACCCGCGCAGGCCGACCTAGACAAGGCCATCGCAGATCTCCGCAAGGTCGAGTCCATCACCAGCGTCCGCGTCGTCGAACTCGGCGCGCTGTAA